In Streptomyces puniciscabiei, a single genomic region encodes these proteins:
- the dprA gene encoding DNA-processing protein DprA has protein sequence MTPVEDPGEELLGRVFLARVIEPGDEVGGRWVREFGVGEVVRRLKEGAPGLPGVSEVRWGGLAARARRVAPERDLAVAGQAGARFVVPGDAEWPGQLDDLGDARPIGLWVRGRPSLRMWALRSVAVVGARACTEYGTHVAATLAGGLAERGWVVVSGGAYGIDGAAHRGALAARGATVAVLACGVDRPYPRGHAALIERIAEQGLVVGELPPGDHPTPSRFILRNRVIAALTRGTVVVEAACRSGSLATARAAGRLGRFTMGVPGPVTSALSAGVHELLRGEATLVTDAAEVVELVGDMGELAPARRGPVLPRDLLEPAARAVLAALPGHRAAGVEEIALGTPTTRDEAIAKLYELRALGYVERHGDGWKLTRQAVMSVRSGHGPC, from the coding sequence ATGACCCCGGTCGAGGACCCCGGAGAAGAGCTGCTCGGGCGGGTCTTTCTCGCTCGGGTGATCGAGCCGGGGGACGAGGTCGGCGGGCGGTGGGTTCGGGAGTTCGGGGTGGGGGAGGTGGTGCGGAGGCTGAAGGAGGGGGCGCCGGGCCTGCCGGGGGTGAGTGAGGTGCGGTGGGGCGGGCTGGCCGCCCGGGCTCGGCGGGTCGCGCCGGAGCGGGATCTCGCCGTGGCCGGGCAGGCCGGTGCGCGGTTCGTGGTTCCCGGGGACGCCGAGTGGCCCGGACAGCTCGACGACCTGGGGGATGCCCGGCCGATCGGACTGTGGGTGCGGGGGCGGCCCAGCCTGCGCATGTGGGCGCTGCGGTCGGTGGCCGTGGTGGGCGCCCGGGCCTGCACCGAGTACGGCACCCACGTCGCCGCCACCCTCGCCGGAGGCCTCGCCGAGCGGGGCTGGGTGGTGGTCTCGGGCGGCGCGTACGGCATCGACGGCGCCGCCCACCGAGGCGCCCTGGCCGCACGCGGAGCCACCGTCGCCGTCCTGGCCTGCGGTGTCGACCGGCCGTACCCGCGCGGCCACGCCGCCCTGATCGAGCGGATCGCGGAACAGGGACTGGTGGTGGGCGAGTTGCCCCCGGGCGACCATCCGACGCCCAGCCGGTTCATCCTCCGCAACCGCGTCATCGCCGCGCTGACCAGGGGCACCGTCGTCGTGGAGGCCGCCTGCCGCAGCGGCTCGCTGGCCACCGCGCGGGCGGCCGGCCGCCTCGGACGGTTCACCATGGGTGTCCCCGGACCCGTCACCAGCGCCCTCTCCGCCGGCGTGCACGAACTGCTGCGCGGAGAGGCGACCCTCGTCACCGACGCCGCGGAAGTCGTCGAACTGGTCGGTGACATGGGAGAACTCGCGCCGGCCCGGCGAGGCCCCGTGCTCCCGCGCGACCTCCTGGAACCCGCCGCCCGTGCCGTCCTCGCCGCCCTGCCCGGCCACCGCGCGGCCGGCGTCGAGGAGATCGCGCTCGGCACGCCGACCACCCGGGACGAGGCGATCGCGAAACTGTACGAACTCCGAGCACTTGGGTACGTCGAACGACATGGCGACGGCTGGAAGTTGACACGCCAGGCGGTGATGTCGGTCCGTAGCGGTCACGGTCCGTGCTGA
- a CDS encoding YifB family Mg chelatase-like AAA ATPase, which translates to MGFARTCSVALVGVEGVVVEVQADLEPGVAAFTLVGLPDKSLTESRDRVRAAVVNSGGEWPQKKLTVGLSPASVPKAGSGFDLAVACAVLGAAERIDPRVLADIVMIGELGLDGRVRPVRGILPAVLAAADAGYEQVVVPECAAAEASLVPGVSVLGVRSLRQLIAVLTDEPVPDEEPDGQGRPDPLLAGLRVPGTGAATGMHSVGAAQHGHDHDLADVVGQTSARTAVEVAAAGGHHLFLEGPPGAGKTMLAERLPAVLPRLAREESLEVTAVHSVAGLLPPGKPLIDVAPYCAPHHSATMQSLVGGGPGVPRPGAVSLAHRGVLFLDEAPEFHSQTLDALRQPLESGHVVIARSAGVVRFPARFLMVLAANPCPCGRFSQRDSLCECPPSAIRRYQSRLSGPLLDRVDLRVEVDPVTRAELTEPGARGESTATVAERVRQARARTAARLAGTPWRTNSEVPGRELRSRYQPVAGAMDEAERNLERGVLTARGIDRVLRVAWTVADLVGHDRPDATDVALALQLRTGVPRGVPMAIGAPA; encoded by the coding sequence ATGGGATTCGCCCGCACCTGCTCCGTCGCCCTGGTCGGCGTCGAGGGAGTCGTCGTCGAGGTCCAGGCCGACCTGGAACCCGGCGTCGCCGCCTTCACCCTGGTGGGCCTCCCGGACAAGAGCCTGACGGAGAGCAGGGACCGGGTCCGGGCGGCGGTGGTGAACTCGGGCGGCGAGTGGCCGCAGAAGAAGCTCACCGTCGGCCTCAGCCCGGCGTCGGTGCCCAAAGCCGGTTCCGGTTTCGACCTGGCCGTCGCCTGCGCCGTGCTCGGCGCCGCCGAGCGGATCGATCCGCGTGTCCTCGCGGACATCGTCATGATCGGGGAGCTGGGCCTGGACGGCCGGGTCCGACCGGTCCGCGGCATTCTCCCGGCCGTCCTCGCCGCCGCCGACGCGGGCTACGAACAGGTCGTCGTACCCGAGTGCGCCGCCGCCGAGGCCTCGCTGGTCCCGGGCGTCTCCGTGCTGGGCGTCCGCAGTCTGCGACAGCTCATCGCGGTCCTCACCGACGAGCCCGTCCCCGACGAGGAACCGGACGGACAAGGCCGCCCGGACCCCCTCCTGGCCGGTCTGCGCGTGCCGGGCACGGGCGCGGCCACCGGCATGCACAGCGTCGGCGCCGCGCAGCACGGACACGATCACGACCTGGCGGACGTCGTGGGCCAGACCTCGGCCCGTACGGCCGTGGAGGTGGCCGCCGCCGGTGGACACCACCTGTTCCTCGAGGGCCCGCCCGGCGCGGGCAAGACGATGCTCGCCGAGCGGCTGCCCGCCGTCCTTCCCCGGCTCGCCCGGGAGGAGTCGCTGGAGGTCACGGCGGTGCATTCGGTGGCCGGGCTGCTGCCGCCGGGCAAGCCGCTCATCGACGTGGCTCCCTACTGCGCCCCGCACCACTCGGCCACCATGCAGTCGCTCGTCGGCGGAGGCCCCGGCGTCCCACGGCCCGGGGCGGTCTCCCTCGCCCATCGCGGCGTGCTGTTCCTGGACGAGGCGCCCGAGTTCCACAGCCAGACCCTGGACGCCCTGCGACAGCCGCTGGAGTCGGGCCACGTCGTGATCGCACGCAGCGCCGGTGTCGTCCGCTTTCCGGCCCGCTTCCTCATGGTGCTGGCGGCCAATCCCTGCCCCTGTGGACGCTTCTCGCAACGCGACTCCCTGTGCGAGTGCCCGCCGTCGGCGATCCGCCGCTACCAGTCCCGGCTCTCCGGTCCGCTGCTGGACCGGGTGGACCTGCGCGTCGAGGTGGATCCGGTCACCCGGGCCGAGCTCACCGAACCAGGCGCCCGGGGCGAATCCACGGCTACCGTGGCCGAGCGGGTACGGCAGGCCCGCGCGCGCACGGCGGCCCGCCTGGCCGGAACCCCCTGGCGCACCAACAGCGAGGTCCCCGGCCGGGAACTGCGCAGTCGCTACCAGCCCGTCGCCGGCGCGATGGACGAGGCCGAGCGCAACCTCGAGCGGGGTGTGCTCACGGCCCGGGGCATCGACCGGGTCCTGCGCGTCGCCTGGACGGTCGCCGACCTCGTCGGACACGACCGCCCGGACGCCACCGACGTCGCCCTGGCCCTGCAATTGCGCACCGGAGTACCACGAGGGGTGCCGATGGCCATCGGGGCGCCGGCATGA
- a CDS encoding YraN family protein, translating into MTVGAGGGADMSNARSALGKYGEDLAARRLAAAGMTILERNWRNGRSGEIDIVARDGDALVVCEVKTRTGGDYEHPMAAVTPEKAARLRELAEHWIQAHGGAPPGGVRIDLIGVLLPHRGAPSVEHARGVA; encoded by the coding sequence GTGACGGTTGGCGCCGGAGGTGGTGCCGACATGAGCAACGCACGCAGTGCACTCGGCAAGTACGGCGAGGACCTGGCCGCCCGGCGGCTCGCCGCGGCCGGAATGACCATCCTGGAGCGCAACTGGCGCAACGGCCGTTCCGGCGAGATCGACATCGTCGCGCGCGACGGTGACGCGCTCGTCGTCTGCGAGGTGAAGACCCGCACGGGCGGCGACTACGAACACCCCATGGCCGCGGTGACCCCCGAGAAGGCGGCCAGGCTGCGCGAGCTGGCCGAGCACTGGATCCAGGCCCACGGCGGGGCCCCGCCGGGCGGCGTCCGCATCGACCTGATCGGCGTCCTGCTGCCCCACCGCGGAGCCCCGTCCGTCGAGCACGCACGGGGGGTGGCCTGA
- a CDS encoding DUF2469 domain-containing protein — protein sequence MSAEDLEKYETEMELKLYREYRDVVGLFKYVIETERRFYLTNDYEMQVHSVQGEVFFEVSMADAWVWDMYRPARFVKQVRVLTFKDVNIEELNKSDLELPGG from the coding sequence ATGAGCGCCGAGGACCTCGAGAAGTACGAGACCGAGATGGAGCTGAAGCTCTACCGGGAGTACCGAGATGTCGTCGGTCTGTTCAAATACGTGATCGAGACCGAGCGGCGTTTCTACCTCACGAACGACTACGAGATGCAGGTGCACTCGGTGCAGGGTGAGGTGTTTTTCGAGGTGTCGATGGCGGATGCCTGGGTCTGGGACATGTACCGGCCGGCGCGCTTCGTGAAGCAGGTGCGGGTCCTCACGTTCAAGGACGTGAACATCGAGGAGCTGAACAAGAGCGACCTGGAGCTTCCGGGCGGGTGA
- a CDS encoding NUDIX hydrolase, which translates to MSAEATRTGEDSYEGGLRKVARVVLLDPEDRILLLHGHEPDDPADDWWFTPGGGLEGAETREEAALRELAEETGITDVELGPVLWRRICSFPFAGRRWDQDEWYYLARTTQTATAAQGLTELERRSVAGARWWTCQELTRAHETVYPTRLAELLRTLLDEGPPDSPVTLDAEIV; encoded by the coding sequence GTGTCCGCTGAGGCCACGCGGACCGGCGAGGACTCGTACGAGGGCGGGCTGCGCAAGGTGGCCCGGGTGGTCCTGCTCGACCCGGAGGACCGCATCCTGCTGCTGCACGGCCATGAGCCGGACGATCCGGCCGACGACTGGTGGTTCACCCCCGGCGGCGGTCTGGAGGGCGCCGAGACGCGCGAGGAGGCCGCGCTCAGGGAACTCGCCGAGGAGACCGGCATCACCGACGTCGAGCTCGGCCCGGTGCTGTGGCGCCGTATCTGCTCCTTCCCGTTCGCCGGCCGCCGCTGGGACCAGGACGAGTGGTACTACCTGGCCCGTACGACGCAGACGGCCACCGCGGCGCAGGGGCTCACGGAGCTGGAGCGACGCAGTGTCGCCGGAGCGCGTTGGTGGACGTGTCAGGAACTGACCCGGGCACATGAGACGGTGTATCCGACCAGACTCGCCGAGCTGCTGCGCACGCTGCTCGACGAAGGTCCCCCGGACAGTCCTGTGACCCTCGATGCGGAAATCGTCTGA
- the lepB gene encoding signal peptidase I, with product MSGERRQGLGQRLSGVAVALGLVLFLGGFAWAAVTYRPYTVPTSSMTPTIDAGDRVLAQKVDGGQVKRGDVVVFEDKSWVTNAKVVKRVVAVGGDTVSCCTNGKLTVNGKQIDEPYLPEGSLAEVKNFPTVTVPQGRLFLLGDERQGSLDSTAHLTDAAKGTVSRDAVIARVDAVIWPWKGSLKRPTGFEALGSLSRPGPLSTIELLIVAGAVLVLAGGAYGPIAGRMSRSRARAARPEAAGVR from the coding sequence ATGAGTGGTGAGCGCAGGCAAGGGCTCGGACAGCGCCTGTCCGGAGTGGCCGTGGCACTGGGACTGGTGCTGTTCCTCGGCGGATTCGCCTGGGCGGCGGTGACCTACCGGCCGTACACCGTGCCCACCAGCTCCATGACGCCCACGATCGACGCCGGGGACCGGGTGCTGGCGCAGAAGGTCGACGGCGGTCAGGTCAAGCGCGGGGACGTCGTCGTCTTCGAGGACAAGAGCTGGGTCACCAACGCCAAGGTGGTCAAGCGCGTGGTCGCGGTCGGCGGCGACACCGTCTCCTGCTGCACGAACGGCAAGCTGACCGTCAACGGCAAGCAGATCGACGAGCCCTATCTGCCCGAGGGCAGCCTGGCCGAGGTCAAGAACTTCCCGACGGTGACCGTCCCCCAGGGCCGCCTGTTCCTCCTCGGTGACGAGCGCCAGGGGTCCCTGGACTCCACGGCTCACCTCACCGACGCGGCCAAGGGCACCGTCTCCCGCGACGCCGTGATCGCCCGCGTGGACGCGGTCATCTGGCCGTGGAAGGGCTCGCTCAAGCGCCCCACCGGCTTCGAGGCCCTGGGCAGCCTCTCCCGGCCCGGGCCGTTGTCCACGATCGAGCTGCTGATCGTGGCCGGTGCCGTCCTCGTCCTGGCCGGTGGCGCCTACGGCCCGATCGCGGGGCGCATGAGCCGCTCCCGCGCGCGTGCCGCCCGCCCGGAGGCGGCCGGTGTCCGCTGA
- the lepB gene encoding signal peptidase I, whose translation MGDVAVGARSGHDGEEHRGHPVEDNAPVPDGAMTSGNDAAGDEGTPDDRQRPRTEGAGAGEAANRPKKPRSFWKELPILVVIALVLALLIKTFLVQAFSIPSASMQNTLQVGDRVLVDKLTPWFGSKPERGEVVVFHDPDDWLAGEPAPSPNAVQKVLSWIGLMPSANEKDLIKRVIGVGGDTVQCKGSGPLLVNGHALNEPYVYPGNTPCTDDELGGQFKVTVPKGYIWVMGDHRQNSRDSRYNQSDKHHGMVPVSDVVGRAIVKAWPITRWGTLPIPDTFDQPGINQQTSASAALTVAPQGVAVAAVLPLAVWRRRRAVEWKRR comes from the coding sequence GTGGGGGATGTGGCGGTTGGCGCACGGTCGGGGCACGACGGCGAGGAGCACCGCGGGCACCCCGTGGAAGACAACGCCCCCGTGCCGGACGGCGCCATGACCTCCGGGAATGACGCGGCGGGCGACGAGGGCACGCCGGACGACAGGCAGCGGCCGAGGACCGAGGGCGCGGGTGCGGGCGAGGCCGCGAACCGGCCGAAGAAGCCACGCTCCTTCTGGAAGGAGCTGCCGATCCTCGTGGTCATCGCGCTGGTGCTGGCGCTGCTGATCAAGACGTTCCTGGTGCAGGCGTTCTCGATCCCGTCCGCCTCGATGCAGAACACCCTCCAGGTGGGTGACCGCGTCCTGGTCGACAAGCTCACCCCGTGGTTCGGCTCCAAGCCCGAGCGCGGCGAGGTCGTGGTCTTCCACGACCCGGACGACTGGCTGGCGGGCGAACCGGCACCGAGCCCGAACGCCGTGCAGAAGGTCCTCAGCTGGATCGGTCTCATGCCGTCCGCCAACGAGAAGGACCTCATCAAGCGCGTGATCGGCGTGGGCGGCGACACGGTCCAGTGCAAGGGCAGCGGCCCGCTGCTGGTCAACGGCCACGCCCTGAACGAGCCGTACGTCTACCCCGGCAACACGCCGTGCACCGACGACGAGCTGGGCGGCCAGTTCAAGGTGACGGTCCCCAAGGGCTACATCTGGGTGATGGGCGACCACCGCCAGAACTCCCGCGACTCGCGCTACAACCAGTCCGACAAGCACCACGGCATGGTCCCGGTCAGTGACGTCGTGGGCCGCGCGATCGTCAAGGCCTGGCCGATCACCCGCTGGGGCACCCTGCCGATCCCGGACACCTTCGACCAGCCCGGCATCAACCAGCAGACCTCGGCGTCCGCCGCCCTGACGGTGGCCCCGCAGGGCGTGGCCGTCGCCGCGGTACTGCCGCTCGCGGTGTGGCGGCGCCGGCGCGCGGTGGAGTGGAAGCGCCGCTGA
- the lepB gene encoding signal peptidase I produces the protein MGNRGKPRGVPSNPADNLLPTGSRRTSAPGGGRTRAERRKLQRKVKRKRRRSAVREIPLLVGVAVLIALVLKTFLVQAFVIPSGSMEQTIRIGDRVLVDKLTPWFGAKPQRGDVVVFHDPGGWLADEQTATKHDPVVVKQLKEGLTFIGLLPSDNEKDLIKRVIGVGGDHVKCCDKQGRVTVNGVPLTEGDYVYPGDAPSAQPFDITVPQGRLWVMGDHRGNSADSRFHQNTPYGGTVSEESVVGRAVAIGWPIGHWTRLQEPKTFASVADSASGATAGPPLSHRVAPENPNRTTQLPTPAELPLVMGVVGLRRMWGRRRHRVRSWRGGCGGWRTVGARRRGAPRAPRGRQRPRAGRRHDLRE, from the coding sequence ATGGGTAACCGCGGCAAACCGCGCGGGGTGCCGAGCAACCCCGCCGACAATCTGCTGCCCACCGGATCGCGCCGCACCTCCGCGCCCGGCGGCGGCCGCACGCGCGCGGAGCGGCGGAAACTCCAGCGCAAGGTCAAACGCAAGCGCAGGCGTTCAGCCGTTCGGGAGATCCCTCTTCTCGTCGGCGTGGCCGTCCTCATAGCACTCGTCCTGAAGACCTTCCTCGTCCAGGCGTTCGTGATCCCGTCCGGCTCGATGGAGCAGACGATCCGGATCGGCGACCGCGTCCTGGTCGACAAGCTGACCCCGTGGTTCGGCGCCAAGCCGCAGCGCGGGGACGTCGTCGTCTTCCACGACCCGGGCGGCTGGCTGGCCGACGAGCAGACGGCCACGAAGCACGACCCGGTCGTCGTCAAACAGCTCAAGGAAGGCCTCACCTTCATCGGCCTGCTGCCCTCCGACAACGAGAAGGACCTGATCAAGCGGGTCATCGGGGTCGGCGGCGACCACGTCAAGTGCTGTGACAAGCAAGGCCGGGTCACCGTCAACGGCGTACCGCTCACCGAAGGGGACTACGTCTATCCGGGTGACGCCCCGTCCGCCCAGCCCTTCGACATCACCGTCCCCCAGGGCCGGCTGTGGGTCATGGGCGACCACCGGGGCAACTCCGCGGACTCCCGTTTCCACCAGAACACCCCGTACGGCGGAACGGTGTCCGAGGAATCCGTGGTCGGCCGAGCCGTCGCGATCGGCTGGCCGATCGGCCACTGGACACGCCTGCAGGAACCTAAAACCTTCGCAAGCGTCGCCGACTCCGCGTCGGGTGCGACCGCCGGTCCCCCGCTGTCGCATAGGGTTGCCCCCGAGAATCCGAACAGAACGACCCAGCTCCCGACCCCTGCGGAACTCCCGCTCGTTATGGGAGTGGTGGGCCTGCGTCGAATGTGGGGCAGGCGGCGGCACAGAGTAAGGAGTTGGCGTGGGGGATGTGGCGGTTGGCGCACGGTCGGGGCACGACGGCGAGGAGCACCGCGGGCACCCCGTGGAAGACAACGCCCCCGTGCCGGACGGCGCCATGACCTCCGGGAATGA
- the lepB gene encoding signal peptidase I yields the protein MDTEAQPTERDRSSHPDSPGPEGRSRFALVARIADWLPGGRMTLTLMLCLAFLLVLNTFVVQPFQIPSGSMEQGLRIGDRVLVNKLAYRFGAQPRRGDVIVFDGTGYFGDADYIKRVVGVGGDHVVCCDKQGRIEVNGRAVDESAFLHPGDSPSSVPFDVAVPAGRLFVLGDHRSDSSDSRDHLGSPGGGMIPVGDVIGRADWILWPYDHFTHLTRPSAYARVPTPGGAHG from the coding sequence ATGGACACCGAAGCACAGCCGACGGAACGCGACCGCTCCTCCCACCCGGACTCCCCGGGGCCGGAGGGACGGTCGCGTTTCGCGTTGGTGGCGCGGATCGCCGACTGGCTGCCGGGCGGCCGGATGACCCTCACACTCATGCTCTGCCTGGCTTTTTTGCTCGTCCTCAACACTTTCGTGGTGCAACCGTTCCAGATTCCGAGCGGATCCATGGAACAGGGCTTGAGGATCGGGGACCGCGTTCTCGTAAATAAGTTGGCGTACCGTTTCGGTGCCCAGCCGCGCCGCGGCGACGTGATCGTGTTCGACGGCACGGGGTATTTCGGGGACGCCGACTACATCAAGCGCGTGGTCGGTGTGGGGGGAGACCATGTGGTCTGCTGCGACAAGCAGGGGAGGATCGAGGTGAACGGCCGCGCCGTCGACGAGTCGGCGTTCCTCCATCCCGGGGACAGCCCCTCCAGCGTGCCCTTCGACGTCGCCGTACCCGCCGGCCGTCTGTTCGTCCTCGGTGACCACCGCAGCGACTCCAGCGACTCCCGCGACCACCTCGGCTCGCCCGGCGGCGGCATGATCCCGGTCGGCGACGTCATCGGCCGCGCCGACTGGATCCTGTGGCCGTACGACCACTTCACGCACCTGACGCGGCCCTCCGCCTACGCGCGCGTGCCCACCCCGGGGGGCGCGCATGGGTAA
- the rplS gene encoding 50S ribosomal protein L19 encodes MSHLLDSVDAASLRSDIPAFRPGDTVNVHVRVIEGNRSRVQQFKGVVIRRQGSGVRETFTVRKVSFSVGVERTFPVHTPIVEKIELVTRGDVRRAKLYYLRDLRGKAAKIKEKRES; translated from the coding sequence ATGTCTCACCTGCTCGACTCCGTCGACGCCGCGTCGCTGCGCAGCGACATCCCGGCCTTCCGTCCGGGTGACACCGTCAACGTCCACGTCCGCGTCATCGAGGGCAACCGCTCCCGTGTGCAGCAGTTCAAGGGCGTTGTGATCCGTCGCCAGGGCTCCGGTGTCCGCGAGACCTTCACGGTCCGCAAGGTCTCGTTCTCCGTCGGCGTCGAGCGCACCTTCCCGGTGCACACCCCGATCGTCGAGAAGATCGAGCTGGTCACCCGTGGTGACGTGCGCCGCGCCAAGCTGTACTACCTCCGTGACCTGCGCGGCAAGGCCGCGAAGATCAAGGAGAAGCGCGAGAGCTGA
- the trmD gene encoding tRNA (guanosine(37)-N1)-methyltransferase TrmD, translating into MRLDVVTIFPEYLEPLNVSLVGKARARGQLDVHVHDLRSWTYDRHNTVDDTPYGGGPGMVMKTEPWGDALDTVLADGYETGATAPALIVPTPSGRPFTQELAVELSERPWLIFTPARYEGIDRRVMDEYATRIPVYEVSIGDYVLAGGEAAVLVITEAVARLLPGVLGNAESHRDDSFAPGAMASLLEGPVYTKPPVWRGRDIPDVLLSGHHGRIARWRRDEALRRTTAHRPDLIERCDPKAFDKKDREMLSILGWEPDPEGHPYGRFWRRAEGVEQ; encoded by the coding sequence ATGCGCCTCGACGTCGTCACGATCTTCCCCGAGTACCTGGAGCCCCTGAACGTCTCCCTCGTCGGCAAGGCACGCGCGCGTGGACAGCTCGATGTCCATGTGCACGATCTGCGCTCGTGGACGTACGACCGCCACAACACCGTCGACGACACCCCGTACGGCGGCGGTCCCGGCATGGTCATGAAGACCGAACCCTGGGGCGACGCCCTGGACACGGTCCTCGCCGACGGCTACGAGACCGGCGCCACGGCCCCCGCGCTGATCGTGCCCACACCCAGCGGCCGCCCCTTCACCCAGGAACTGGCCGTGGAGCTCTCCGAGCGCCCGTGGCTGATCTTCACACCGGCCCGCTACGAGGGCATCGACCGGCGCGTCATGGACGAGTACGCCACGCGCATACCGGTGTACGAGGTCTCCATCGGCGACTACGTCCTGGCCGGCGGCGAGGCGGCCGTACTGGTCATCACGGAGGCCGTCGCCCGGCTGCTGCCCGGCGTCCTCGGCAACGCCGAGTCCCACCGTGACGACTCCTTCGCGCCCGGTGCGATGGCGAGCCTCCTGGAAGGCCCCGTCTACACCAAGCCGCCCGTCTGGCGCGGCCGGGACATCCCGGACGTGCTGCTCAGCGGCCACCACGGCAGGATCGCCCGCTGGCGCCGCGACGAGGCCCTCAGGCGTACGACCGCCCACCGGCCCGACCTGATCGAGCGCTGCGACCCCAAGGCCTTCGACAAGAAGGACCGCGAGATGCTCTCCATCCTGGGCTGGGAACCGGACCCGGAAGGCCACCCGTACGGCCGATTTTGGCGGCGGGCCGAGGGCGTGGAACAATAG
- the rimM gene encoding ribosome maturation factor RimM (Essential for efficient processing of 16S rRNA) yields the protein MQLVVARIGRAHGIKGEVTVEVRTDEPELRLAPGAVLATDPASAGPLTIATGRVHSGRLLLRFEGVGDRNAAEALRNTLLIAEVDPEELPEGEDEYYDHQLIDLDVVTEDGVEVGRITEISHLPSQDLFIVERSDGSEVMIPFVEEIVTEIDLEEQKAVIAPPPGLIDDRAEIASSRETGDETGDES from the coding sequence GTGCAGCTGGTAGTCGCACGGATCGGCCGCGCCCATGGCATCAAGGGCGAGGTCACCGTGGAGGTACGTACCGACGAGCCGGAGCTGCGGCTCGCCCCCGGCGCCGTCCTGGCCACCGACCCGGCCTCCGCCGGACCGCTCACCATCGCCACCGGCCGGGTCCACAGCGGCCGTCTCCTCCTGCGCTTCGAGGGCGTCGGCGACCGCAACGCGGCCGAGGCCCTGCGCAACACCCTCCTGATCGCCGAGGTCGATCCGGAGGAACTGCCCGAGGGCGAGGACGAGTACTACGACCACCAGCTCATCGACCTCGACGTGGTCACCGAGGACGGCGTGGAGGTCGGACGGATCACCGAGATCTCGCACCTGCCCTCCCAGGACCTGTTCATCGTCGAACGCTCCGACGGCAGCGAGGTGATGATCCCGTTCGTGGAGGAGATCGTCACCGAGATCGACCTGGAGGAGCAGAAGGCGGTCATCGCCCCGCCGCCGGGCCTGATCGACGACCGGGCCGAGATCGCGTCCTCCCGCGAGACGGGGGACGAGACCGGAGACGAGTCGTAA
- a CDS encoding RNA-binding protein codes for MLEEALEHLVKGIVDNPDDVQVASRNLRRGRVLEVRVHPDDLGKVIGRNGRTARALRTVVGAIGGRGVRVDLVDVDHVR; via the coding sequence ATGCTCGAAGAGGCGCTTGAGCACCTCGTGAAGGGCATCGTCGACAACCCTGACGATGTGCAGGTCGCCTCGCGCAACCTGCGCCGCGGGCGTGTGCTCGAGGTCCGGGTCCACCCGGACGACCTCGGCAAGGTGATCGGCCGCAACGGCCGCACCGCGCGCGCTCTGCGCACCGTCGTGGGCGCCATCGGCGGTCGCGGTGTCCGCGTCGACCTCGTCGACGTGGACCACGTCCGCTGA
- the rpsP gene encoding 30S ribosomal protein S16 codes for MAVKIKLKRLGKIRSPHYRIVVADSRTRRDGRAIEEIGKYHPTYNPSVIEVDAERVAYWLGVGAQPTEPVLAILKKTGDWQKFKGEPAPAPLLTAEPKPARPSFEALAGEDEGKGEAITQKKKAEKKDEAAAESESTEA; via the coding sequence GTGGCAGTCAAGATCAAGCTGAAGCGTCTGGGCAAGATCCGTTCGCCTCACTACCGCATCGTCGTCGCCGACTCCCGTACCCGCCGTGACGGCCGGGCCATCGAGGAGATCGGCAAGTACCACCCGACCTACAACCCGTCGGTCATCGAGGTGGACGCCGAGCGCGTGGCGTACTGGCTGGGTGTCGGCGCGCAGCCGACCGAGCCCGTTCTCGCCATCCTCAAGAAGACCGGCGACTGGCAGAAGTTCAAGGGCGAGCCGGCTCCCGCGCCGCTGCTCACCGCCGAGCCCAAGCCGGCCCGTCCGTCGTTCGAGGCGCTCGCCGGTGAGGACGAGGGCAAGGGTGAGGCGATCACCCAGAAGAAGAAGGCTGAGAAGAAGGACGAGGCGGCCGCCGAGTCCGAGTCGACCGAGGCCTGA